In Vanessa tameamea isolate UH-Manoa-2023 chromosome 25, ilVanTame1 primary haplotype, whole genome shotgun sequence, a single window of DNA contains:
- the LOC113403723 gene encoding phospholipase A1-like, which produces MQRVTETTCVLAFLLALGPSGVHSFEPRPEIGYPAGLIPECPGVTKNATITPVMMNMLQIIVHRMSDTGEIIRKQFPILSAHRSIPKEKHIDFKNKKTVLYAVGFLDSSVLPQTQAVGTAYSKRGYNVLITETFQFLTYIYPKSVRLTRFIGKKVGEFLVKLTEYGLTAENLELVGASLGAHVSSHAAKYFYAATGKKIARVTGLDPAGPCYRALPREERLDASDAERVDVVHTNIDGFGIAERLGHIDFYANGGEFQPSDIPYIPCLVICSHIRAIFYWWQALEHPKKFIGMECDSVQNARLGKCNNAVTNYLGAAANFSKPGIYFLPTHNEFPYYRGKDGLKKDNDIFQSLLRKINSDDEFDV; this is translated from the exons ATGCAGAGAGTGACAGAGACGACATGCGTTCTGGCATTTTTATTAGCATTGGGACCATCGGGAGTCCACAGCTTCGAACCACGGCCTGAAATTGGTTATCCAGCAGGATTGATACCAGAAT gTCCAGGTGTTACGAAGAACGCAACAATCACTCCAGTTATGATGAATATGTTGCAGATCATTGTGCACAGGATGTCTGACACTGGTGAAATCATCAGAAAGCAATTTCCTATACTATCAGCACATAGAAGCATACCCAAAGAGAAACACATAG ATTTCAAGAACAAGAAGACAGTTTTATACGCCGTCGGTTTTCTGGACAGTTCGGTGTTACCTCAGACTCAAGCCGTTGGAACTGCTTATTCCAAACGTGGCTACAACGTCCTAATCACTGAAACGTTCCAATTTCTGACTTATATATATCCCAA aTCAGTCCGCTTAACAAGATTCATCGGTAAGAAAGTTGGGGAATTTCTGGTGAAACTTACTGAATATGGCCTAACCGCTGAGAACCTTGAACTGGTAGGCGCAAGTCTTGGTGCTCACGTATCCTCTCACGCAGCTAAATACTTCTACGCTGCAACCGGGAAAAAGATAGCCAGAGTAACTGGATTAGACCCCGCTGGTCCTTGCTACAGAGCGTTACCAAGAGAAGAGAGACTTGATGCTTCTGACGCTGAGAGAGTAGATGTCGTTCATACTAATATCGATGGTTTCGGCATAGCTGAACGACTAGGTCATATAGATTTCTATGCAAATGGCGGGGAATTTCAACCGAGTGATATACCATACATACCTTGTCTGGTCATATGTAGTCATATAAGAGCTATTTTCTATTGGTGGCAAGCATTAGAACATCCAAAGAAGTTTATCGGTATGGAATGTGACTCCGTCCAAAATGCAAGACTAGGGAAGTGTAATAATGCTGTTACTAATTATTTAGGTGCTGCTGCGAATTTCTCTAAGCCTGGAATATATTTTCTACCAACGCACAATGAGTTCCCGTACTACAGAGGCAAAGATGGTTTGAAGAAGGACAATGATATATTCCAATCTCTTTTACGAAAGATCAATTCGGATGATGAGTTCGACGTTTAG